The following DNA comes from Xyrauchen texanus isolate HMW12.3.18 chromosome 21, RBS_HiC_50CHRs, whole genome shotgun sequence.
TTATAATTACTCCACTCCCATTCGAGCACCACGGTATAAGTAAACGTCAGTTGAAGTAAACATTGCTAATATGGTTCCTCTTATTGCAATTACAATTCAATCTGCAATGTCTCACCACTTTCCCTTTTAATTATTGCTCTCTCACTTACCTCTCTCTTCGCCTTAGTATTTGAAGAAACAACTACAATTGTGCTGTCCTCTAATTTGGACGGATTAACAATATAGGCAATTGGGCAAGTGCCCGGGGCACCATGTGATGTTCAGAGTCGTATTTCGACCTCTCGTGACAATaatgatttacatttaatttgatcgttatatataatatttgttacAAGGGAGAAGACATACACAGATCACAATGTCAGAGCATTCACATATCCCAGTGTGCAGCTTATCAATGCAGCACAATGTTTACCAAGGGaaaaactgtccacaagttgtaatgtaCTGTACTGTGAGGAGGAAAAGCTGAAATATCTGCTCATTATTGGTTGACAACATGTCCTTTCCCCCAGAGGATCCTTAAAAAGTCAGATCTGTATTTCTAAATCCTAAAATGGCAATGGAAAAAGAATCATATCgaagtgctctctgtagtcatacatggatacatgtcatacattctgtgtgcattagccatttaaaaaaaaaaaaacattttaacctagAGTATCAGTTTAATTTGAACCATGTTGGCTTTGCTTGTCTCCCACCCTCTCTGCACTCCCACTACTTGCAAGTAGGTATAGATTCAGGCCAGATATCTCCAAATGAGGGTGGGATTACTCCAGAATGGGTtttgcaccaactccaaaagaggGAATCACTTCCACACGCAGTTAGGGTTAGGAATAGGGTTAGATTAGGGGCTTCCTTTGTCTTTGCTGGTGTTTTAGAcagaaaaacaatttttttttttaatgctgttaaGAAACAGGAAAGATTACACATTATATAAaggcaattaaaaacatacatatcatattctgaaatgcataacatatgatcatgaatttgttttcatatctcgtgtcacttctcacatgtactctgttgtgaaacgtaatttggagtccaggcagagtcatcgggattcgtcaatagtgaaatgttttgtaatgtgttcaccgcTGTTGCTgattccttgtgtaatttgaaaactctatgacttccatgacaagacacacagttgtgtaatatgaacgatACCacaatccgacatctttgaaagacatgtagtgtgtaggaggcataagtcAGAACTGGAAAGATGGATGACTTGCCTCACTCCAGTCAATGGACCGGGTTCATACCCAAAGACTCCCCTGGCACGTGTCACATAAGAGAACATTCGCTGTGTATCTCGCGCAACCTTTAGTCTACCTCACTCAATAACACCACGCTCACATGCTGGCATGAATCCGGTGATTAAATTCACATCCTGTCTGATGCTTTTTTGGGCAGATTTAACAGTCTAATAAATGTTGTTGCCTAATGTCGTTGTTTATGCATCGAAGACTAACTGTGTAGACACTGTTGTGAAAATGACAATGCCACAATAAACAAATAGTAAAGCCTGATTCTGAATCATAACTAACTACACaggttaaaaaatacattatatttctgCAATACTGGTAAGCTATTTATGATTGTGTTCTTCAACATGAATAGGCCTAAATTACCTCTCAAAACAAGTCAGAATATTTTCCTCTTCCTCATTCATGCCCCTCAGCTCTCATACCAGTGTGCTGCTCATACAAATTGTAAGCAAGTGGTTTTAAACAGGCCCTTACTGTCTGGGCTCAGGCCAGTGTGGACATCAGGGCTCTTATGGTGCCGTGTTAACATTTCACAGCTCAACACTTGTCTATTCACCCTTTACATATCCTCAGAGCAGTGTACACTGAACCAGCAAGTTTCCTTGAGAGGGCCCTCAAATACAGCATTATATCGTATAATGAAGAGATTGCAGTGTAATGTTTGAACAAtgtgttcctgtttccttgttgAATATTTGGGTAAGTGTAATGGTTAACCCCTGCTTCCATCTGCGTGTTTGTTATTATGCAAATACAGAGGACCACATGGTCCAATTCTGATAATTCTTAGTTTGGTTGAAGATATTGGTTTTACCCGAGATAATACAATCCAACTTAAAAGACGTATGCATGctacaatgcaaaataatgttcTGACATCAAATGGACAAAATGAAATGGACCAAAACCCTCTCATGTAATGAAGTGCTAAAAGTAAAAAGAGGTATTAAacgaaggaaagaaagaaacaaagatgtacgcaacatgatttttgtgtaaaCAGTGGGGTTTGCTTATTATGCAAGCGCTAATTTCCCCCAAGGAGCTCATTAGAGTCTTGAGTGCAGCAGAAAGTGGCCTCAATCACCCGGTAAAGAGAgaaatagacagagagagagaaagagacagagaggccAGTCAAGCAAATCTACATCATGAGAGAGCAGAAAACCAATGAGACACACCAAGAGTGTGTCATTGCTGTAAGATaagattttgtgtttgtgtatatctCTCTATATCTGTAGGCTTCAATCTTAAATCTCAAAGCACAGCATCagattaagaaaaataataagtaacatttaatttttattgaatcaaagaaaaaagaaaatcaatatttaactTAACTAATCAAAAGGGAGGGGTTTGTCTGctaaatattcacaaatatcttacaataaattataataaactttGTACTTTATAGTATTTCTGATATAGTTTCATTTTAGCCACATTTTcgaccaaaacaaaaacaagaagcaTTGGTAGTTGGACAGCAGCCTGATAATCCACACACAATCACTAAGTATTAACActgaaatacagaaatacagtTCGATTTAGGCATTGAGTATATCATAATCATATAGAaactttaagactttttatgcatgtatgtatattttCAGTATGCAGTCTTTTGTGAGGATTCAGAGATCCTGCAGTCATGACAGAGCGAATACGCCCTCTCTGAGAAAAGAAAGGGTGAGTTAGAGGAGCAGTAGAGCAGACCAGAGAAAAGCGACTGGACTCACTAAGAGGAATGACAATGGTATTTGAGACTCACGGTATGCATGTATGAAGAGAATATACAAAGATGTGGCCTGTTTAAAATGGCGCTCTGGGCTGCTGAAGGACAATCCTTAAAGCAGATTACGTTTTCTGAGGGCGGATTGTGATGGAATGAATATGGGTGAAGGGCTTCAATCCTCTGTATGTTTTCTTTCCATATAATTTCAATTATCATTTATTATAAGGATAATAAAAAAGTTTTGGCTGTCCAGTGCTGTAGTCAAGCAGCAGAACAAAGTGAGTGCAAATGAGATCCTGCCACACTAATTTTCTCTTTCTATATTTTTTCTGTACATTCTCTCTATCATTCTATCTCTCATCCACCCTAATATCCTTCCTATCTCATACAAGCTGGCGAGCTAAAGAGCAATAGTCCCTCCATGGCATGCCCCCCTCTACAGGGGGAAGACCAGGAAGCCAGAGAAGGTGGAGTACTTCCAACCACCCATCAGGTTGCCTCGTTCCAGCTTGAGGTAGGCACGGTCACCTTTCTCCATTTGAAGCAGGATGCCGTTACTGGCTGCTTCACGTGTGACGTCCTGATCCCCAGCAAAGGCAGATATAACTGGCCAGCCATTGTGCATCAGGCTCACCTGTAATATGGAAGCATTTAGATTAGAGGAACCATTGGTGCACACAAACACGGACATACTCATTCTTCTGttaattttctctctctatgaGCCATTGGATAATTTTGCTTAAAGGAACTGAAAAGTGAATTTTACAAAATAACTCTGCTTTGAAGAATCCCCAGAGTCAGCTAAGAAGCCATAACACTCACCTGCTGCTCAGCTGAATAAAACAACATGTATACAAAAGCCTGAAGGAACTATGGGAGACcatattgtaattattataaaCAAGGGCCTGTTTTAATCTTCTTACCATCAATAATGTATGTAATAAATGTATACACTCTTGTTCCCTTTCTTTTGCAGGCTCACAAGCCCCTTGACAATAAAGTATGCAGTTCCACACGAAATTGTAAGTTGATCAAAGCATTTATGGGCCTTTGCCAAGGGAAATGAAAATGGCACTTTGGTTTATCTGAGTCTATTTTTCTATGCCAGTCATTTTCAAACTGAGCTAGAGAAATAGAGAAATCCACATTTGTTACTCTCGGTAAGGAATAAGGTGATGAGTGATTACTGAAAAGGTGACTTTAAATACTGTGCGTGGCTACCAGATGCACAAAATCAAGTGCTATCTCAATCAATATGCATATacacattgataaaaaaaatctcacacacacacccaaagcCCACGAAACTCCAGCTTTTTGGCCCTATAATTCTAACTCCATACCCAAAAAGGCCTTTAGCTACAAGAGgaacatacaaacacaaatggACCATTGTATATAATGTGAATTGATCTTTACGGAATTGGTCTCACAACACAATTTAACGCTGCATTTAGCAAAACCGACAGAGAGCTTCCCGTCCAAATGACACTATGGAGTGACAGAGGACCACCTCCTCTTTTCCTCTCGCTCTTTCTCAGTCTCTTTGCCTGTCTCAGTCATATATAATGGTTGACGTTGGACACAagcaaagacaaaatattttttcctctCCTTTGTCATCTCTATTCACAGGGTCATTATTTTAAGTCAGAACGTAATTTCCTAAATTACCCTCTGTCACATCTAAACATCACAAGAGAATTATGCTCCACAAAATATGGGGAGTATATCTTCAATAAGTATTCCAATGCATGACTGTCTGCTGCTTTTTCCTTTGAATTGTTTTATGTGAAAATAACATTCTCTGCAATTGGTACCGCACTGTGCTAGACTCCTCGGTTTGGCATGTGTTATTACAATATGTCAGTATCCTCAAAGCTGAGGAATATGAGATCACgctaacaaaatacatgttaactaAATTAGCAAATCACGTTCTTGAGTTTTGTGATGAAATTTTAACTTGTAATGAAGAAAACTGTCAATAGAATTCAAAATGCAGAATGTGATTATTAGATTTGGAGGCCCTTAGGCACCTGAACCAGCATGGACTTTAAAAAGGAAGGCTTTCCCAATCAAATACCAAGTGTTGTCAAATCAACTTGTCCTTGGGGTGTTGATGTATAGTATAACACTACATATGATTGACTGTTGGGGTATGAACATTTAGGTTCTAAGGAACTGTAATAAACAGAGGAAAGAGCTCTAATTCCCAGTGTCTTACACCCAGTGCAGACAGTTCTTGTTCTAAAGAATTCTATGAGATCCATACAGATACTCTACAGGATGCTGTATTATTTACAGAGTCTTTAaaattgtgtatgtgtttgtttaacCTATGCTCTGCATTATATTAGACAGGCCTACTCACCCTCGGCACAACAGtggaattttttttgttgttctttaAAGTACTGTAATAAGTGTGaagtttataaataaaaaataaaaaaatttattgtatCAGCTAAACAAACCATCTGAAAGACTTCACTCATAGTCAATTGTGTTAGTTTTTCCCAGCATAACATCACTCGTTTATAAAGTGACTGAAATTaagatgtatttaaaaataataaagatattAATTATGGAGATCTGTacaatataaattacaaatacattttctgtttgtgCAGGACTTGCTGAGAATGAATCATTATTGTGACAATGGCTTTAGATTAAAATATACTGTTTAAATTCTTAAAACCTTAAGTTCTCCCTTTAACCCTCACTTATTTTTTTCTGCTTTGTTTGCGCAATAGGGTTGCATCTGATACAATTTACaagtataaataaatgtttaaggcACAAATATAATTCATGTAATTCATGTAAGCACTGtcaaaaaaaaagggaaaaaaacgcACAACTATATGCATGGTTTTTGTGCCatcataatttaattattagAGTGCATTGGTTTTATGTAGCTCTTTTAGTTTcatgttctgtttgtgtttttgtttttgttagtgagtgtgttacaGCTCCTTGTCTTCAATTAGTCCATGTTTGCACCTCAGAGatacagaaatgtgtgatttGACTATTTGCTTCTAATTCAGTCACTGATCAGAGCGGATGTAATCAGGAATCCTTTGGGAAACAAAGCAACGTAATTAGTCAAAGACATACCTTTTAATGTGCGTTTTTAAAAATCATCCTCGAAAGCATTCGAGTGGATGATGAACTCAATTTAAACACTTATGTGGTATCTTGAAAAtacgaataaataaatacatgaatgagttaattaatgaataaaaaaaaaacaatatatcgtTATTTTacgttaaaaaaatttttaaaaaaaataagtatttaatacaGAGTGGTATTAATTTCATCTAACAAATCCACGAGGCGAATCTGTCACGCGCGTTCTATGTCCATGGTCCTGAACACGCGCCAGACAGTCGACGTGCCAGATTTAAGTTGGTTATTAATCTCGTGCTAATTAAGGGAATAAACAACAGTATTCCAGACCAGACCACTAAAGTTTTAGATCTAAAGGCTTGGTTAACTCAAAACAAGACTATATATAGGCTCCGTTTTTGTCTTGCTTGAATTAATAACGCTCGCACACACTGTATAATTTTCCCTCCTGCGCGCGCGCAACCAAAGAACACTTTAGAGAGAAACACAGAAAGTGGGACAGGTGAGCATAAGGAATGGCCACAAAACACTTACCTGGATCGTTTGACGGTTATACACTTTCACTACGTGGAAATTAAAACTGTATATCCCTTTGCGAGGGGCGAAGAAATTGCTCCTTTCCTCGTCGAAGCTTTTACCAACGTTCACAAGTACCTGAAGAAGGGTGCATACATTAGAATGACAGGAATACGTAATGTTGCTTACAAATTACTAATGTCTTTTAACTGTTTAGGTTTCACATTAAAACGGAAACGACACTGGTAGACCAGCAAAGCATTTACATTATACAAGAACAGATGCAGAATagttttacaacaacaacaacaacaacagcaaaaaagtaAATTCAGGGCTATTAGATATAGCCTAATTACAAGCTATACGCCTATAATTGAACTATAACGACGTGGAAGTGGAAAGAAATGTGATATCTCCCAATAGACTACATATATAAATTGTGAACGCTGTTATATTAGTTTGATTTTGCGATCTAGTTTGCATCTGTAACCGTATTTAATTGCCATGATACTAAAAGCGCCCGCCATCCCAACCAACTAACGCCTAACAAAGTAGCAGTAAACAAAAGAAACAGTGCGTAAATCTCCTATTCCACTTGCTTTTCTGTTATAAAGGATTACCTGATCAAAGTAGATCACCATTGTTTTATTGCTCATCTCAGACGGTTCATGGTTCGTGTTCCTCACCGCGGAAAAAGCTACTTTGGCGCTCCCCGAACGCACCGATATACCAAGAGCCGTCCCGGTGGGGTCCGAGGTGGGATTTGAGTCGCACACGACCAAGCATTTCCCCTCCAGCACGATGGGTTCTGTCTCATTCTGTGCGTATGCATGGCACAGTATACACACTGCGCCTATAACCAACGTCAACATCATGCCAACTTCACTTTGCACCTAACTGCAGTCTTCTCACAAAGATACAAACCGTTTTCCGCTCAATCCCCCTGCCGCGCACGGAAAAGCAAAGTCACTCCAAACCTCTCCTCACTGTAAAACGAAGTCCTTCCAAACGGTTCAAGTCGAGACTAAAACAGTTTCCCCCCTCACTGAACTGTTATTTTATCAATACTCCCAGCAGTCTCCTCTCAGTCCGTAGTGGAATAACCGCTGGAAAGCGGATCAAGGCCGTTACCGAGCTCGCGCTCAGTAGAATACATAGCGCGTGGGGGCCGTCTGCTCGCGCGCTCAATTACTGATATGTGAGATATTacaagtgaaacacaaaaggctcGTGAGCGAAATCCTCCCACCCTCCTCGTTCTTCCCTCCGGACCCCCAATCAGCGCAGGACACCGTTTTGACTTTTCCAATCCTTTTCGAAAGCGAGTGCACAGACCGCCTCTTCTCGTGACATTGCTGATGGGGTCCCACCCCTCATAAGGAGTATCTTACAGGTGGACCCGCCGACTACTCAGCAGACAGAAGGGTATGACACCCAGGTCCTCTTAAAATAGGCGCGCGTCATTTTGTCATCGTTCTGCCGGACGCAAGGACGCAATTTGTTCTTCCATGCCGTGTTGAAAGGCTTTCAAAGATTAATGGATTGCGAGTGCGCGTAAAGACAGCTGaggttgtttttaattcatgCCTGGTGGAAGTTAACAAAGTTGCTTGCTCTCCACTGGACACTTATCGCTGCAAAAAGGACACTTTATATGTGTTTTGATGGGTACACATTCTTCTACAGTTGGAtgaatcaacttttaaaagctaGGGAGGACCGAAACATTAATGGAACTCTTCTAGTTATGTAATGCATATTACAGTTCCAGCTAACTGTAATATACCGATTCCAAACTCCCTCAGTCATTacatccaaaaatatattttggaacaggttgtggggtgttGTCTTGTCGAGGATTCCTTCTGACCGGGGGTGGGGAGATTTGTCTACTAAGGAGGAATGCTGTGTCCTCCCAGACACGGCAGAACGTTGTTATGGACCATGTGCGACACGGTGGGTTAAGCCATTGCACACCATCTCCAGGATATGAGCGGGCCCGAGTTGGGGTGGCAAAGCTaatttttagggtggcagctACCACCCAGTGCCACCCTTCTGGTCCCGCGCCTGGCATTTCCACTTTATTTAggtgtacatttataacattctACTTTGTATTACACTACCGTTGAATAAGTTTTAAAAAACGACTTTCCACAGATGAAATGAGGTTCCTAATACAGCTACTGAAAGAGTGACAGGAAATATGCCATCTTTTCTCTTCTGAATGTCGTAATCCAtcgctctctatttttttcttaatttggaAAGTTGTGGGACTGTAATAgtgctgtttttcttttgatgttggagcaaatgggtaagcaaaTATTCTATTTGACAtggtggtctcccattcactgctatTGAAGTgtaccctgcaaacgtttacttctgcattccaaTGCCCAGAAGGGCGAAAAGGGTCCATTGAAGGGCCTGCACGACGCATTTTCTGAGAGCACTCATTCTGCGCCAGCACAGTTCCTACatgacatttaataaataaaatcagcagGTTTTAGGAGTAAAAGAGATATGGTGAGCTAAACAAGAGCAGAGGAAAAAACAGTGGCAGCAACAACAAAGTATGTAGACAAATACACGAGTTGAGGgggttaaatggatagttcacccaaaaatgaaaattctctcatcttttactcaccctcatgccatctaagatgtgtttctttcttctgctgaacacaaggaattttagaagaatatctcaattatgtttgtccatacaatgcaaatgaatggtgatcaggcctttgaagctccaaaaaggagataaagtcagcataaaattaatccatgctGCTCAagatgtttaatccatgtcttctgaagtgatctagttatttttgggtgagaacagacaaaaatataactgtaatataactttttcactgtgcatcttgtcattgcagtctctaggtaagatcatgatttcaagacgATTACTCATCCTAGTGCTTGAATCATGCGCAGAacgctagatggtgctagaaagtgtaatcgagtttgaaatcatgatccccaaggagactgctgtataTATTTTGGACTTTTGCTTTGGTTTCAGAAGACATCGATTAATCTACTGGAGTCTGATGGTTtacatttattatgattttatctcctttttggagccttaaaggtctggtcaccattcacttgcattatatggacatacagagctgaggtattcttctaaaaatctttgtttgtgttctgctgaagaaagaaagtcatacacatctgggatggcatgagggcgagtcaatgatgagagatttttcttattttggtaaactaaccctttaagtattTGGTTGTATCACCAGACCTGAAGCTGTTGAAGGAATGATAAAAGCCTAATCACTGAGTCACAGAGATGTCTGTGTGTACACAAATGTATGGACACCGCTGTAATCGTAAAGGCAAATAGAACAGTACTTGTAACTCTCCAGTATATCTCAACAGGCACAGACAAAATGCTGGTTTGAAGTCAGCGAGTCACCTATAAATGTTATCAAAAGAAATGTTCTAAAGAAGCAATGATGAGCTGCAGGCATAGCTTCAGTGAGGTCAGCCGCCTACAAACCTGCGGTGGTGGGGGTACATTTCGAATTACCTGATGCAAAGACAAGATATACAAACATACAGCAAACCATACAAAGAAAACCAATTTCTGTGAGGAGTTTAAAATCAGGAATTTCAGTCTTCCTTTTTATCATTTCTGTTtcggcagacagacacacagacagacagacagacagacagacagacagacagacagacagatagacagatagacagatagatagatagatagatagatagatagatagatagatagatagatagatagatagatgacagtcGTTTAATGCAGTAGATGAACAATGAAAGCCAGGTTAGTGGAGCGAAGGGACAGATGTTGTCAGGTGACAGCTTTCCTATGAGGAATGTCCTGTCACACTACACATCCCTCAGGTCTCGTTGCATCATGCAGTTGTCTAAGGTGCTTCCATCTCCCTGCATCATGAAGCGAGAATGTagtatataaagaaataaaagcagggtgggagagagagagaaagggaaagagaggtgTGTCAGTGACATGTTAGGCGTGACAGTGTGTGTGCTGGTGCCAGCTGGCTCTCAATGCCTGGCTGCTATTGAGAGAAAACACCTGAAGTAGATAATAACAAGACGCATGTCTGTCTAAATGATGAGATTAAGAAAATAAAGGTAAGTATAGATCCTTCCCAGCAGAGCAAGACTGGC
Coding sequences within:
- the LOC127661784 gene encoding cerebellin-1-like, translated to MMLTLVIGAVCILCHAYAQNETEPIVLEGKCLVVCDSNPTSDPTGTALGISVRSGSAKVAFSAVRNTNHEPSEMSNKTMVIYFDQVLVNVGKSFDEERSNFFAPRKGIYSFNFHVVKVYNRQTIQVSLMHNGWPVISAFAGDQDVTREAASNGILLQMEKGDRAYLKLERGNLMGGWKYSTFSGFLVFPL